A DNA window from Engraulis encrasicolus isolate BLACKSEA-1 chromosome 3, IST_EnEncr_1.0, whole genome shotgun sequence contains the following coding sequences:
- the LOC134445539 gene encoding CD209 antigen-like protein E — MNSTEVDSSKGPQQRGSCVGSNVFCLTGVCFGFLCLLQISLNITMHLYYMKQQHQEQKQLLINYTDMAAETHELLGNYTDLLEERDQLHTNITDITEDRDLCLDRYRSLAADKAQLVTRYKNLAAQRSNLYRNLQLGGWIQFQSSFYFFSTTKLSWHDSRTACRQRGADLVMVTSRAEQDFLSRHLQRSWMGLSDIDTEGVWKWVDGTQLTYGYWRTATGEPNDYSGEEDCAEYEDFVWNDMPCPTPREWTCELTV, encoded by the exons ATGAATTCCACTGAGGTAGACAGCAGCAAAGGTCCTCAACAGAGAG GCTCCTGTGTCGGGTCTAACGTCTTCTGCCTAACTGGAGTGTGTTTTGGATTCCTTTGTCTCCTCCAAATATCTCTGAACATCACTATGCATCTTTACT ACATGAAGCAGCAGCACCAAGAACAGAAACAGCTGCTGATCAACTACACTGATATGGCTGCAGAGACCCATGAGCTTCTCGGAAACTACACAGAtcttcttgaagagagagaccagCTCCACACCAACATCACTGACATCACTGAAGACAGGGACCTATGCCTGGACAGATACCGCTCCCTAGCTGCAGATAAAGCACAGTTAGTGACGCGATACAAAAACTTGGCTGCTCAAAGAAGTAATTTATACCGCAATCTCCAGCTCG GTGGATGGATCCAATTTCAGTCCAGCTTCTATTTCTTCTCTACCACAAAACTGAGCTGGCATGATAGCCGCACGGCCTGCAGACAGAGAGGTGCAGATTTGGTGATGGTCACTAGCAGAGCCGAGCAG GATTTCCTTTCAAGACATCTACAAAGGAGTTGGATGGGCCTGTCAGACATCGACACTGAGGGAGTGTGGAAGTGGGTAGACGGAACCCAGCTGACCTATGG ATATTGGCGCACAGCCACAGGTGAACCTAATGATTACTCTGGGGAGGAAGACTGTGCCGAGTATGAGGACTTTGTATGGAATGACATGCCCTGTCCTACACCACGAGAATGGACCTGTGAACTCACGGTTTAA